The following proteins are co-located in the Barnesiella propionica genome:
- a CDS encoding DUF4252 domain-containing protein, with amino-acid sequence MRKIILALSLLITMTPFAQERNASAPNAGKTALPSIFGNTEKGKADQDNILKTGAKPANKININNYGISKTISTKREHNKIKKEPELYARIIKQYGWFKGYGKPLTKEEASHLTFYFRLSEMNEAGHWTKIEAFDGYHRLTSNHSMATYLVNQYDDNDSGADELWKERLKTICQWELVGDPKGKTVIQERAYDEDMNLIYCYTPVFIEKNKITGSYTDSWGMPVKMRKDSLEAGANYVHITYDEQGNEILYEYMDEQGYRAKNKDGAYMTKKEYDKDGLQIKEASCNAIGNYMIDDYGNCGWYAEYDKNGQQTSSCYYDNNWKPIRISASKSDNHIKSKYTYDEYGRLIKQEFLDENNKKDKNQNGVHCITNEFNEKGQVIKVSYFDINGNLTGSDSLNIAQIRKDYDKNGNEIYFELKNPQGNYVNNVLNCCKQVITYEGSETKSLQEYSAGGDSLYLTYDRQSYKDGKTIYKWLDKNICRIDSADSHGNDVLVEYYDLNGKPIMNGGYSKHYTFYEYDKVPQRSYEFYADTLNNYVIPDDQNWSIRTIAIDTVSRTKLITIYDNSQKVISSVSMKYDKGFNNILSQMSLNDFGKPSRTYYEGALYYNVRVSNNIYGNFSSFIGENEFGEPAYIMNNDAVYHYMRFAPDGKSYYCDENGNDIGDMEEFITNVPKAVCIQVIDTIGYTNLLKDGDILLKYGNWRYPQTCTEYNGNSENELNIETVLSAHGEKEIWVLRHDIENKSSQVVSIRLPEGTPSELGFTTHQLCYTKKECERLETALNTYLTYNEDITVNADLSGNDTGKNEIILVLPTKSAYNNHVFKEKGLKDPAILIAFENRSLGNIWLFEEESSGLENLITYYPERKFTLRNLYLTTDGSRTDSIGSYARTLGIKFKTANVSDTNYERLKVMAKKWEKDNTKKITASRPTGIKKEPEMKKKENLSPIDIFNKLTKIENITTINLNKKSGNMWDQLTKQAKIFSYCTEVYAIICNSNDPQAIKTYQTVLGSLNKKKYKILSREENDKIILGESKGKKYDKLILFDNTQFYYLVGNFDKHIVENEESLNNLFH; translated from the coding sequence ATGAGAAAAATAATACTGGCCCTGTCGTTATTAATAACGATGACCCCTTTTGCGCAAGAAAGAAATGCCTCTGCCCCGAATGCAGGAAAAACCGCTCTTCCATCCATCTTCGGTAACACGGAGAAAGGCAAAGCCGATCAGGACAATATCCTAAAAACGGGTGCAAAACCTGCCAATAAAATCAACATCAATAACTATGGAATAAGCAAAACTATTTCCACAAAACGGGAACATAATAAAATAAAAAAAGAGCCCGAACTATATGCCCGAATTATTAAACAATACGGTTGGTTCAAAGGTTACGGAAAACCGCTGACAAAGGAAGAAGCTTCACACCTTACTTTTTATTTCAGATTATCGGAAATGAACGAGGCAGGTCACTGGACCAAAATAGAAGCATTCGACGGTTACCACCGGTTAACGTCAAATCATTCCATGGCAACTTACCTGGTCAACCAATACGACGACAATGATTCCGGCGCGGACGAGTTGTGGAAAGAAAGGCTGAAAACAATCTGCCAGTGGGAACTGGTAGGAGATCCCAAAGGTAAAACCGTAATTCAGGAACGCGCCTATGATGAAGATATGAACCTGATCTATTGCTATACACCCGTATTTATTGAAAAGAATAAAATAACAGGAAGTTATACCGACAGCTGGGGAATGCCCGTAAAAATGAGAAAGGACAGCCTGGAAGCAGGAGCTAATTATGTACACATCACTTACGATGAGCAGGGTAATGAAATATTATATGAATATATGGACGAACAGGGTTACCGGGCCAAAAATAAGGATGGCGCTTATATGACAAAAAAGGAATACGACAAAGACGGATTACAAATAAAAGAAGCTTCCTGTAATGCTATCGGCAATTATATGATCGACGATTATGGTAATTGCGGCTGGTACGCGGAATATGATAAAAACGGACAGCAAACAAGTTCATGTTATTACGATAATAATTGGAAACCGATACGTATATCAGCAAGCAAAAGCGACAATCACATTAAAAGTAAGTATACATACGATGAATACGGCAGGCTGATTAAACAAGAATTTTTAGATGAAAATAATAAAAAAGATAAAAACCAAAACGGCGTTCATTGCATAACAAACGAATTTAATGAAAAAGGACAGGTTATCAAAGTATCTTATTTCGATATAAACGGAAATCTTACCGGATCGGATAGCCTGAACATCGCTCAAATCCGGAAAGATTACGATAAGAACGGTAATGAAATCTATTTTGAATTGAAAAATCCCCAGGGTAATTATGTAAATAATGTACTGAATTGCTGTAAACAAGTTATTACTTACGAAGGATCAGAAACAAAATCTTTACAGGAATATAGTGCCGGAGGAGACAGTTTATACCTGACATATGACAGGCAGTCCTATAAAGACGGCAAAACCATATACAAGTGGCTCGATAAGAATATCTGCCGGATAGATTCGGCGGATTCCCACGGGAATGACGTTCTTGTCGAATATTATGATCTGAACGGAAAACCGATAATGAACGGAGGATATTCCAAACATTACACTTTTTACGAATATGACAAGGTTCCCCAAAGATCTTATGAGTTCTATGCAGATACACTGAATAACTACGTCATACCCGATGACCAGAACTGGAGCATAAGAACTATCGCCATTGATACGGTATCCCGGACAAAATTAATTACCATATATGACAATTCTCAAAAAGTCATATCGAGCGTCTCCATGAAATATGATAAAGGTTTTAATAATATCTTATCACAGATGTCATTAAATGATTTTGGAAAGCCATCCCGGACTTATTATGAAGGAGCACTATACTATAACGTCCGGGTGTCAAACAATATATATGGAAACTTCAGTTCTTTTATAGGGGAAAATGAATTCGGCGAACCGGCTTATATCATGAACAATGATGCCGTATACCACTACATGCGCTTCGCTCCTGACGGAAAGAGTTATTATTGTGACGAAAACGGAAACGATATCGGCGACATGGAAGAATTCATAACCAATGTTCCCAAAGCCGTATGTATTCAGGTAATAGATACGATAGGATATACTAACTTGTTAAAGGACGGCGACATTCTACTTAAATACGGCAATTGGAGGTATCCCCAAACTTGTACCGAATATAACGGCAACAGCGAAAATGAGCTAAACATAGAAACGGTTTTATCGGCTCATGGTGAAAAAGAAATATGGGTTTTGAGACATGATATAGAAAACAAGAGCAGTCAAGTCGTTTCTATCCGTCTGCCAGAAGGAACACCCTCTGAGTTGGGATTCACCACCCATCAGTTATGTTATACGAAGAAAGAATGCGAACGCCTGGAAACAGCGCTAAATACATATCTGACCTATAATGAAGATATCACAGTGAATGCCGACCTGTCCGGCAACGATACCGGCAAAAACGAGATCATCCTGGTTTTACCAACCAAATCGGCCTATAACAATCATGTATTCAAGGAGAAAGGGCTGAAAGATCCGGCTATTTTGATAGCATTCGAAAACAGGTCTTTGGGAAATATCTGGCTGTTTGAAGAAGAATCGTCCGGACTCGAAAACCTGATTACTTACTATCCTGAGAGAAAATTCACTCTCCGGAATCTATATCTTACCACGGACGGCTCACGAACAGATAGCATAGGTTCCTATGCCCGTACCTTAGGAATCAAGTTCAAAACCGCTAATGTTTCAGATACAAACTACGAACGACTCAAGGTCATGGCAAAGAAATGGGAAAAAGACAATACTAAAAAAATTACAGCTTCACGTCCTACCGGGATTAAAAAAGAACCGGAGATGAAAAAGAAAGAAAATCTTTCCCCTATAGATATATTTAATAAACTAACTAAAATTGAAAATATAACTACGATAAATTTAAATAAAAAGTCGGGAAATATGTGGGATCAGCTCACCAAACAAGCTAAGATATTCAGTTATTGTACGGAAGTTTATGCAATCATATGTAACAGCAATGATCCGCAGGCAATCAAAACATACCAAACGGTTCTGGGATCGCTGAATAAAAAGAAATACAAGATATTATCCCGGGAAGAAAACGATAAAATAATATTAGGAGAATCAAAAGGAAAAAAATATGACAAATTAATTCTTTTCGACAATACTCAATTCTATTATCTCGTTGGGAATTTCGATAAACATATCGTAGAAAACGAAGAATCTCTAAACAACTTATTTCATTAA
- a CDS encoding RyR domain-containing protein: MNNNHTTVSQPDENTPLPPELTELIDDIAKNVHDTWVASRKAEGWVKGPERNDKLKTHPCLVPYEELPESEREYDRKTATTTLQYVMKHGFKIEKDR, from the coding sequence ATGAATAATAACCACACAACCGTATCACAACCGGACGAAAATACGCCCTTGCCGCCAGAGCTGACAGAACTTATCGACGACATAGCAAAGAACGTGCACGATACATGGGTAGCCTCCCGCAAAGCTGAAGGCTGGGTAAAAGGCCCGGAACGTAATGATAAATTAAAAACCCATCCCTGCCTGGTTCCTTATGAAGAATTACCGGAATCGGAACGGGAATATGACCGTAAAACGGCGACAACGACTTTACAGTACGTAATGAAACACGGTTTTAAAATAGAGAAAGACCGGTAA
- a CDS encoding toll/interleukin-1 receptor domain-containing protein has product MEDLNDIQLSDLFPAGFDIDPVKIEEERKWTILTDQIMAGNVIPVIGQNILIDNEVNLYQTLIDSIAKLCQIETHPQTFSQLVYDDKFIQKFKNRDNIYGILNNIFQLKKFEPSRTLKRLLSIKQFPFVITTTFDPIVENTMREVWKERNVKVLAFSNNPATTNVPNKGDIAKKSDIYNPTLYYMFGKVDKNPHRFVVTDHDMLSFCKSWLTEGFRPKVLSEVISNKYLLVLGGNYSDWLFRFIWYSMKISLESNPSGMMVDNDVEDSLIDFLNRTNTFIQKDPEKVIDEIEHRLSERMEDFNRTKFDHPRMNTDVFISYSRSNKEIAKTLYETLTAKGLNVWYDMKNLSTGADFMEQIQDAIKTTKYFVALLSNHISEEVNDYHVYRKEWDYAIEQAIGLGREFILPICEENFDMYNPNIKLPNRLKSHNAFFYKPDMDFSEIADDIMNKVNLL; this is encoded by the coding sequence ATGGAAGATTTAAACGATATCCAACTTTCAGACTTGTTCCCTGCCGGTTTCGACATCGATCCCGTAAAAATCGAAGAAGAACGCAAATGGACTATACTGACAGATCAGATAATGGCCGGAAACGTAATTCCTGTGATAGGACAGAATATACTGATAGACAACGAAGTCAATCTTTACCAGACTTTAATAGATTCTATCGCGAAATTATGCCAGATAGAAACTCATCCTCAAACGTTTTCCCAATTGGTATATGACGATAAGTTCATCCAGAAGTTCAAGAACAGGGATAACATTTACGGAATATTGAACAATATCTTCCAGTTAAAAAAGTTCGAACCTTCCCGTACATTGAAAAGGCTTCTTTCTATTAAGCAATTCCCGTTCGTTATTACTACCACATTCGATCCTATCGTGGAAAACACAATGAGGGAGGTATGGAAAGAAAGGAATGTAAAAGTACTGGCGTTCAGCAATAACCCGGCCACGACCAATGTACCGAACAAAGGAGATATCGCTAAAAAATCGGACATATACAACCCTACTCTATACTACATGTTCGGGAAAGTAGACAAGAATCCTCATCGTTTCGTAGTAACGGATCATGATATGCTGAGTTTCTGCAAATCATGGCTCACAGAAGGGTTCCGTCCCAAAGTCCTGTCAGAGGTGATAAGCAACAAATATCTGCTGGTACTGGGAGGCAACTACTCGGACTGGTTATTCAGGTTCATCTGGTATTCGATGAAAATATCCCTCGAATCGAACCCGTCGGGTATGATGGTCGATAATGATGTAGAAGACAGCCTGATCGATTTCCTGAACCGGACCAATACGTTTATTCAAAAAGATCCTGAAAAAGTCATTGATGAAATAGAGCACCGGTTAAGCGAACGGATGGAAGATTTCAACCGCACGAAGTTCGACCATCCGAGAATGAATACGGATGTTTTCATCTCTTATTCGCGTTCGAATAAAGAAATCGCCAAAACGTTATATGAAACTTTAACCGCCAAAGGACTCAATGTGTGGTACGATATGAAAAACTTATCTACGGGAGCCGACTTCATGGAACAAATCCAGGATGCGATCAAGACGACTAAATATTTTGTAGCACTACTATCCAATCATATTTCGGAAGAAGTGAATGATTACCATGTATATCGCAAAGAATGGGATTATGCCATAGAACAAGCCATAGGTTTGGGACGGGAATTCATACTGCCCATATGCGAAGAAAATTTCGACATGTACAATCCTAACATAAAACTGCCGAACCGGTTGAAAAGTCACAATGCATTTTTCTACAAACCGGATATGGACTTTTCGGAAATTGCAGATGACATAATGAATAAAGTAAACCTTCTTTAA
- a CDS encoding Rossmann-fold NAD(P)-binding domain-containing protein: MNNIMNDSTANVTHEIVYPISLTDFIPSICILLVIYLLCIFLIKDRQSFLKLRNRVLIPLTAAGGLVIYFIGYMNGGTSGSLTTLAIRSFLSTFHMFFLHSDLLEVREAMHENKTYMFFFAVIHLSAFLLSFMVILQLFGKHFISRLKLKISNPLNSYIFFGINEESATLGKNLLKNDKKRFVVFLDKRISNKINSSKPGTNGTISQNKETAFERICRTDALLINKEYSGKSTFKSLGLEKLIIKGDTHLFLLSDDENYNIQSALKILEEIGQMKNFSGTVVLYLKSYSDYITDIFYKRIKNKNIEVHIINPSRLSATELVLHYPPVNFIEKDTEKAMALSGFETMILGFGETGNYVLRSLVEFGQFYKKDFHATVIDKEMDCKEGSFLNRYPGLKHYNITYRNTDIHCTEFWELLKKKINTLNYLVICLGDDMLNIRTAMDINHFITRETDRNIPIMVKVHDNPDYEFMKTSAQIFDTIHIFGCYENIFTEDIIVDEERTAAAKKIHDYYNQKKEEKDRISWNNLSQIKKTTNVSAAMHLYTKLEMAGLDYNKIRSLNSENEFLSLLREERLINLAKGEHLHWNATLFANEWDTWPLQEIPADTSVNKNEKRKKHACLVDWNDLDKVRERFGENYKDYDKDSVRKIYELIKNGIITQKQFNKSRE; this comes from the coding sequence ATGAATAATATTATGAACGACAGTACTGCCAACGTAACGCATGAAATAGTCTATCCTATTTCTCTAACAGATTTTATACCTTCCATATGTATTCTTCTGGTAATATACCTGTTGTGTATATTCCTGATAAAAGACAGGCAGTCGTTCCTTAAATTAAGGAACAGGGTACTGATCCCTCTCACGGCCGCCGGAGGGCTCGTTATTTATTTCATCGGTTATATGAACGGCGGGACTTCAGGATCGCTTACCACATTAGCTATCCGCTCTTTCCTGTCCACGTTCCACATGTTCTTCTTACATTCCGACCTGCTGGAGGTACGGGAAGCCATGCATGAAAATAAAACATACATGTTCTTCTTCGCTGTCATACACCTCTCGGCTTTCCTGTTAAGTTTTATGGTAATCCTACAATTATTCGGAAAACACTTCATATCAAGACTGAAGCTCAAAATATCGAATCCCCTTAACAGTTATATATTCTTCGGGATCAACGAAGAATCCGCAACATTAGGAAAAAACTTACTGAAAAACGATAAAAAAAGATTTGTCGTTTTTCTGGATAAAAGAATATCGAATAAAATAAATTCATCTAAACCCGGAACCAACGGAACTATTTCACAGAATAAAGAAACGGCATTCGAACGAATATGCAGAACGGACGCTTTACTGATAAACAAAGAGTACTCGGGCAAATCCACTTTTAAAAGCCTCGGACTGGAAAAACTTATTATCAAGGGAGATACTCATTTATTTTTATTGTCGGACGATGAAAACTACAATATACAATCGGCACTGAAAATACTGGAGGAGATAGGCCAAATGAAAAACTTTTCGGGAACTGTTGTTTTATACCTGAAAAGTTATAGCGATTATATAACCGATATATTTTATAAAAGAATAAAAAACAAGAATATAGAAGTCCATATAATCAATCCCTCCCGTTTATCCGCAACAGAACTGGTTCTGCATTATCCTCCCGTGAATTTTATTGAAAAAGATACTGAAAAGGCGATGGCTCTTTCGGGCTTTGAAACTATGATACTGGGATTCGGAGAGACAGGTAATTATGTCTTGCGTTCCCTGGTCGAATTCGGACAATTTTATAAAAAAGATTTCCACGCGACCGTGATCGATAAAGAAATGGATTGCAAGGAAGGAAGTTTTCTCAACCGATATCCCGGTCTCAAACACTATAATATCACTTACCGTAATACAGATATTCATTGCACGGAATTCTGGGAATTATTAAAGAAAAAAATAAATACATTGAATTATCTGGTCATCTGCCTGGGAGACGATATGCTGAATATAAGAACAGCTATGGACATAAACCATTTCATAACCAGAGAAACAGACAGGAACATACCTATCATGGTAAAAGTCCATGACAATCCCGATTATGAATTTATGAAAACATCCGCCCAGATATTCGATACGATACATATCTTCGGCTGTTATGAAAATATTTTTACAGAAGATATCATCGTCGATGAAGAAAGAACTGCCGCTGCAAAAAAAATACATGATTATTATAACCAAAAGAAAGAGGAAAAAGACAGGATATCCTGGAATAACCTGAGTCAAATCAAGAAAACGACAAACGTATCGGCTGCCATGCATTTATACACAAAATTGGAAATGGCAGGACTGGACTACAATAAAATCAGGAGTCTGAACAGTGAAAACGAATTTTTATCCTTACTGAGAGAAGAAAGATTAATAAATTTGGCCAAAGGGGAACACCTCCACTGGAATGCGACTCTCTTCGCGAACGAATGGGATACATGGCCTTTACAAGAAATTCCGGCTGATACATCGGTCAATAAAAATGAAAAACGAAAAAAACATGCCTGCCTCGTAGACTGGAACGATCTCGATAAGGTTCGGGAACGGTTCGGGGAAAATTACAAAGATTACGACAAAGATAGCGTAAGAAAAATCTACGAACTTATTAAAAACGGTATCATCACCCAAAAACAATTTAATAAATCCAGAGAATAA
- a CDS encoding nSTAND1 domain-containing NTPase has product MENENPWLGLKTYKEGQILYGRSEEIRLLSQNIITNVQTIIYGKSGIGKSSILNAGVFPIARHANLFPVDIRLVHNDIPYIAQIKKRVIECLDNLRKEHLDDLGNKQFKKTKGSIEELVPVIRTGEESLWEFFHRHIFRDEKNERIFPLIVIDQFEEIFTLEKDRNKISRFFDELADLLNGIVPDYILQSQPSDYNNEKVKETDGSDTYCIEDLLQGIDLEEPITTKYLPHSDFHLVLSLREDFLSYLERNITHIPVLKQNRYCLQPINEEQAATIITDPIPGLIDKKVAKQIIIKVTGDSSFELDGKPEIQVDSAMLSLFLSELYKKKDTSTNYISSELVDKFGGNIIQSFYEESMSKISRSSADYLEDSLLNDEGRRENISLYNALKSGVKEEELDILEDQRLIRRYAWGNSIRIEFIHDILCKVAGERREKRQLLKKQEETRLKQEAAQRRILEEEKRKREKIEKEAEREKIRSRKRIRNLLIGIVSILFLVSGGLFLYWYAYEKTESEYYLSFTKVQGWPQGIGKQLDEKERSTFGTYYRLSRQGHWQKHFTRAEIINAYGETTTNKSYHIPLVSLHEDISDNDAYRFADLLRKISYWRYEPDNKGNVAKEIAYGKDNSILYVLSYFQSINDISQSFNKVKNEPFISDNNESGTKQIWTIYMDKYGKPLKVRSNGANRMRISMDEAGHEVKYMFFDESGSPKDNYEKVYGYTYTIDSLTHITEKRTNIDQYGYPLTVKGYDRIEYTDFDKYGQWKKCKYRNNDRMVNNEDGYAYEERELENNQTTRRFYNAEQKPVLATGQHGSIIINKQDRSGNDTLVCFYDIDGQPVSTHRKGDYSRIVYRYGNHEENLLNETRYRLIDGKEKAIYSQTNTFGKDGKLLLDIVTIDADNDSLPYLNEKKKYNNGDLCEIAYYGKNNQPVMYNGYHKYVIDKDTLPDKKISVVTQFLDTGLKLYCSDNTGDYAMDSCIYSTGNNLLSRTLYNKNNEIIFSYLYEYDELGELISQSVMGIDGSPVRYAPWDVDGLYYYKIRYIKDFSGKFEYLKGINEFGEESYVYCKQNGNWTDMKIQNGKPQVSPLSNAPQAMTIRLESKNGTAYKSGLKDGDILIGIGSWKFSFKNPDNSRLYSELQNLKHSSRTVTAVRHDPVKKTSRIIECKPAAGALRAEVYPIYYTEKEKERLEKIIKPL; this is encoded by the coding sequence ATGGAAAACGAAAATCCGTGGTTAGGTCTAAAAACATATAAGGAAGGACAGATCCTGTATGGAAGGAGCGAAGAAATAAGGCTTCTTTCTCAAAATATAATAACGAACGTCCAGACTATTATTTACGGAAAATCGGGTATCGGAAAATCGTCAATCCTCAATGCCGGAGTCTTCCCGATAGCCCGTCACGCCAATTTATTTCCCGTGGATATCCGCTTAGTCCATAATGATATTCCTTATATCGCCCAAATAAAAAAAAGGGTTATAGAGTGCCTTGATAATCTTAGGAAAGAACATTTGGACGACCTGGGAAATAAACAATTCAAAAAGACAAAAGGGAGCATAGAAGAACTCGTGCCCGTTATTCGTACGGGAGAAGAAAGCTTATGGGAGTTTTTCCACCGTCATATTTTTAGAGATGAAAAGAATGAAAGAATCTTTCCTTTGATCGTCATAGACCAGTTTGAAGAGATATTTACACTCGAAAAAGACCGGAATAAAATATCCCGTTTCTTCGATGAACTGGCCGACCTGCTCAACGGCATCGTTCCCGATTACATTTTACAGTCGCAACCCTCCGATTATAATAACGAAAAAGTCAAGGAGACCGATGGTTCCGATACTTATTGCATAGAAGACCTGCTGCAAGGCATAGACCTGGAAGAGCCAATCACTACAAAATATCTGCCCCATTCGGATTTTCATCTGGTACTTTCCCTGCGTGAAGATTTCCTTTCTTATCTGGAACGGAATATCACCCATATACCTGTCTTAAAACAAAACCGCTACTGCCTGCAGCCCATCAACGAAGAACAGGCTGCTACTATTATCACAGATCCTATTCCGGGGCTGATAGACAAGAAGGTCGCTAAACAGATCATCATAAAAGTTACGGGAGATTCTTCGTTCGAATTAGACGGAAAACCTGAAATACAGGTCGATTCGGCGATGCTCTCCTTATTCCTGAGTGAATTATATAAAAAGAAAGATACATCTACAAATTACATTTCGAGCGAGTTAGTCGATAAATTCGGAGGAAACATCATCCAGTCTTTTTACGAAGAGTCGATGAGCAAAATATCCCGGTCAAGCGCGGATTATCTGGAAGACAGCCTGCTGAACGATGAAGGAAGGCGTGAGAATATTTCGCTTTACAACGCACTTAAATCGGGAGTAAAAGAAGAAGAACTGGATATTCTGGAAGACCAGAGACTGATCCGGAGATATGCCTGGGGAAACTCTATACGAATCGAATTCATCCATGATATCCTCTGCAAGGTAGCCGGAGAAAGAAGGGAAAAACGGCAGCTCCTGAAAAAACAAGAAGAAACACGGCTGAAGCAGGAAGCGGCACAGAGAAGAATATTAGAAGAAGAAAAAAGAAAAAGAGAAAAGATAGAAAAAGAAGCGGAAAGGGAAAAAATAAGGAGCCGGAAAAGAATCCGGAATCTGCTCATCGGCATAGTATCTATCTTATTTCTCGTTTCCGGAGGCCTATTCTTGTATTGGTATGCCTATGAGAAAACCGAGTCGGAATATTATTTATCGTTCACGAAAGTACAAGGATGGCCGCAGGGAATAGGCAAACAGCTCGACGAAAAGGAACGCAGCACATTCGGCACATACTACCGTTTATCACGGCAGGGACACTGGCAAAAACATTTTACCCGGGCAGAGATCATCAACGCTTACGGAGAGACGACAACAAATAAATCCTATCATATACCTTTAGTATCGCTGCATGAGGATATCTCGGACAATGATGCATACCGTTTCGCCGATCTGCTCCGAAAAATAAGTTATTGGAGATATGAGCCTGATAATAAAGGAAACGTAGCCAAAGAAATCGCGTACGGGAAAGATAATTCCATACTTTACGTATTATCTTATTTCCAGAGTATCAACGATATTTCCCAATCATTCAACAAAGTTAAAAACGAACCTTTCATCTCTGACAATAACGAAAGCGGAACCAAGCAAATATGGACCATCTATATGGATAAATACGGAAAACCGCTAAAAGTAAGGAGTAACGGAGCTAACCGCATGAGGATATCGATGGACGAGGCCGGCCATGAAGTGAAATACATGTTCTTTGATGAAAGCGGCAGCCCGAAAGATAATTATGAAAAAGTATACGGATATACCTATACGATAGACTCACTCACCCATATAACCGAAAAACGGACCAACATAGACCAGTACGGTTATCCTCTTACGGTGAAAGGATATGACCGTATCGAATATACCGATTTCGACAAATACGGACAGTGGAAGAAATGCAAATACCGGAATAACGACCGGATGGTAAATAACGAAGACGGATATGCTTATGAAGAAAGGGAACTGGAGAACAACCAGACGACCCGGCGATTTTACAATGCAGAGCAAAAACCTGTCTTAGCTACCGGCCAGCACGGTTCGATAATTATAAACAAACAAGACAGATCGGGTAACGATACGCTAGTCTGTTTCTACGACATTGACGGACAACCTGTCTCTACTCACCGGAAAGGAGATTATTCCAGGATCGTATATAGGTACGGGAATCATGAAGAGAACTTGCTGAACGAAACCCGGTACCGGTTAATCGACGGAAAAGAAAAAGCGATATACAGCCAGACGAACACATTCGGCAAAGACGGAAAACTTTTGTTGGATATTGTAACGATAGATGCGGACAACGACAGCCTGCCTTATCTCAACGAAAAGAAAAAATATAACAACGGAGACCTCTGCGAAATAGCATATTACGGGAAGAACAACCAACCTGTCATGTATAACGGATATCACAAATACGTAATTGATAAAGATACTTTGCCGGATAAAAAAATAAGTGTCGTGACGCAATTCCTGGATACCGGACTGAAACTCTATTGTTCCGATAACACCGGAGATTATGCCATGGATTCTTGCATCTATTCAACGGGAAACAACCTGTTAAGCCGGACATTATATAATAAGAATAACGAAATTATATTCTCTTATCTTTATGAATATGACGAACTGGGAGAACTAATTTCCCAATCGGTCATGGGCATAGACGGAAGCCCTGTACGTTATGCCCCATGGGACGTAGACGGACTGTATTATTATAAAATAAGGTACATAAAAGATTTTAGCGGGAAATTCGAATACTTGAAAGGGATCAACGAATTCGGAGAAGAATCCTATGTATATTGCAAACAAAACGGGAACTGGACGGATATGAAAATCCAAAATGGAAAACCCCAGGTGTCTCCTCTCTCTAATGCACCGCAAGCTATGACTATAAGGCTGGAAAGCAAAAACGGGACAGCTTATAAATCGGGGCTAAAGGACGGAGATATCCTTATCGGCATAGGTTCCTGGAAATTCTCTTTTAAAAATCCCGACAACAGCCGTCTTTATTCGGAATTACAAAATTTAAAGCATTCATCCCGTACGGTCACGGCCGTTCGGCACGACCCTGTTAAAAAGACAAGCCGGATCATTGAATGTAAACCAGCTGCCGGAGCTCTCCGGGCAGAGGTATATCCCATTTATTATACAGAAAAAGAAAAAGAAAGACTTGAAAAGATCATAAAACCGTTATGA
- a CDS encoding zinc ribbon domain-containing protein, giving the protein MGTFKSSKTFFASPALIPMVAQEIATSFANENYEVQTEELISGGYDISITKGNLFKAVLGMKTALKVNIFPQGNNIRIEAGVGIFGQQAVPTVISLFFFWPVIITQISGLISQSKIDDKVLEIAADTIQRESSQVHAAPANSAPGKFCTHCGKQLEGDAKFCSSCGNKL; this is encoded by the coding sequence ATGGGAACTTTCAAATCATCCAAAACTTTTTTTGCATCTCCTGCCCTCATCCCTATGGTAGCGCAAGAGATCGCCACATCGTTCGCCAACGAAAACTACGAAGTACAAACCGAAGAATTAATAAGCGGAGGTTATGACATATCCATTACCAAGGGGAACTTGTTCAAAGCCGTGTTAGGTATGAAAACAGCCCTTAAGGTAAATATATTCCCGCAGGGTAACAACATCCGCATCGAAGCCGGAGTAGGTATATTCGGACAGCAGGCCGTTCCTACGGTCATCTCCCTGTTTTTCTTCTGGCCGGTAATCATTACCCAGATATCAGGGCTTATCTCTCAATCCAAGATAGACGATAAGGTGCTGGAAATCGCCGCCGATACTATCCAACGGGAAAGTTCGCAGGTACATGCGGCTCCGGCGAACTCTGCCCCGGGAAAATTCTGTACCCACTGCGGGAAACAACTCGAAGGGGATGCAAAATTTTGCAGTTCATGCGGAAATAAATTATAG